One Cryobacterium roopkundense genomic region harbors:
- a CDS encoding NAD(P)/FAD-dependent oxidoreductase produces MPKILIVGGGYAGFYTAWKLEKWLRSGEAEVTMVDPLPYMTYQPFLPEVAAGSIEPRHAVVAHRRHLKKTNVITAKVTHVNHAEKTATITPSIGEPWEFAYDIVVVTAGAVSRTFPIPGVADQAIGLKTIEEAVAIRDRVLSNFDKAAGLPEGPERERLLTFVVVGGGFAGIEVFAELRSFATSLLTSYPEISFDEVNFHLIEAMGRIMPEVSLKTSLWVIENLASRGAQIHLDTQLSSAVDGVIELSTGETFATDLIVWTAGVMANPTIVRHTDLPIEERGRVQTRADLRVGTEDDIVLDAWAAGDVSCVPDLSGGGVGGNCVPNAQHAVRQGKLLAENIVAVLRGEGPKQYNHKNLGAVAGLGVGIGVFQSGKFAITGMPAWFAHRGYHGLAMPSWERKLRVVWGWVNNFFLGRDIVSLNAVQTPRAVFEEFASRPKPPVEAPVVAAPAARAPRAPRAPRKPTVKAAAKPVVKDTLAADPATDAVVEEVVAERAAAEATAAK; encoded by the coding sequence GTGCCCAAAATTCTCATTGTTGGTGGCGGCTACGCCGGTTTTTACACGGCCTGGAAGCTCGAGAAGTGGCTGCGATCCGGTGAAGCGGAGGTCACCATGGTTGACCCGCTGCCGTACATGACGTACCAGCCCTTCCTCCCAGAGGTCGCGGCCGGTTCGATTGAACCCCGGCACGCCGTGGTCGCCCACCGTCGCCACCTGAAGAAGACCAACGTCATCACGGCCAAGGTCACTCACGTGAACCACGCCGAAAAGACCGCGACCATCACACCCTCCATCGGCGAGCCGTGGGAGTTTGCGTACGACATCGTCGTGGTCACCGCCGGCGCCGTGTCGCGCACGTTCCCGATCCCGGGCGTCGCAGACCAGGCCATCGGCCTCAAGACGATCGAGGAGGCCGTCGCCATTCGCGACCGCGTGCTCAGCAACTTCGACAAGGCCGCGGGTCTGCCGGAAGGTCCCGAGCGCGAGCGTCTGCTCACGTTCGTCGTGGTCGGCGGCGGATTCGCCGGCATCGAGGTCTTCGCCGAGCTGCGGTCCTTCGCGACCTCGCTGCTCACCTCCTACCCGGAGATCAGCTTCGACGAGGTCAACTTCCACCTCATCGAGGCCATGGGCCGCATCATGCCAGAGGTGTCGCTCAAGACGAGCCTCTGGGTCATCGAAAACCTGGCTTCCCGCGGAGCCCAGATTCACCTGGACACGCAGCTCTCCAGCGCCGTCGATGGCGTCATCGAGCTGTCCACAGGCGAGACCTTCGCAACCGACCTCATCGTCTGGACCGCCGGCGTGATGGCCAACCCCACGATCGTGCGTCACACCGACCTTCCCATCGAAGAGCGCGGTCGGGTTCAGACCCGGGCCGACCTTCGCGTGGGCACGGAAGACGACATCGTTCTGGACGCCTGGGCTGCCGGTGACGTCAGCTGCGTGCCCGACCTCAGCGGAGGCGGCGTGGGCGGCAATTGTGTGCCCAACGCCCAGCACGCCGTTCGCCAGGGAAAGCTCCTGGCCGAGAACATCGTGGCGGTGCTGCGCGGCGAAGGCCCGAAGCAGTACAACCACAAGAACCTCGGAGCCGTTGCAGGCCTCGGTGTGGGAATCGGTGTCTTCCAGTCCGGCAAGTTCGCCATCACGGGAATGCCCGCCTGGTTCGCGCACCGTGGTTACCACGGCCTGGCCATGCCGAGCTGGGAGCGTAAATTGCGCGTCGTATGGGGTTGGGTGAACAACTTCTTCCTCGGACGCGACATTGTCTCCCTCAACGCGGTGCAGACGCCTCGTGCGGTGTTCGAGGAATTCGCCTCTCGTCCGAAGCCTCCCGTTGAGGCTCCCGTTGTCGCGGCCCCCGCAGCGCGGGCGCCCCGTGCCCCTCGTGCTCCGCGTAAGCCCACGGTCAAGGCGGCGGCCAAGCCCGTCGTGAAGGACACTCTGGCTGCGGATCCCGCGACCGACGCCGTGGTTGAAGAGGTCGTCGCCGAGCGTGCCGCCGCAGAGGCAACCGCCGCTAAGTAG
- a CDS encoding D-arabinono-1,4-lactone oxidase produces MILRQPPWRNWARTESVRPVRVERPATVGAVQRSVRAAIRAGLRIKAVGTGHSFTGIAVAPGVQLDLYDLGGLIEIDVPAARVTVAAGLPLHRLGRLLDDHGLALANLGDIDRQTVAGAISTGTHGTGGGFVGLASQVTGLTLVTADGTLLRVSDTENTEILPAVRLGLGALGIIVDVTIQCVPRFQLHSDQRSEPLDAVLEDFVRRSRTHDHFEFFWFPHTDTALTKTNTRVVEPRPAARAHRVSRWIDNELLANGVYRGVCAVGTALPALVPSLARLSARSTGNRQFTDASTRVFATNRAVRFREMEYALPRDRVPEAVRAVRRFIEARGWRISFPIEVRSAAADDLWLSPAYGRDTGYVSVHRYVREDPEEYFRAVEQIMIGYGGRPHWGKLHYQKADALRGRYPHFDDFLAVRDRLDPERRFTNSYLERVLGP; encoded by the coding sequence ATGATTCTCCGGCAGCCCCCCTGGCGCAACTGGGCGCGCACCGAGTCGGTGCGCCCAGTGCGCGTCGAGCGGCCGGCGACAGTGGGCGCAGTGCAGCGCTCCGTTCGGGCCGCGATCCGTGCTGGCCTGAGAATAAAAGCGGTCGGAACGGGTCACAGCTTCACCGGCATCGCTGTGGCACCCGGTGTGCAGCTCGATCTTTACGACCTCGGGGGCCTGATCGAGATCGATGTGCCCGCCGCCCGGGTGACAGTGGCGGCGGGGCTGCCCCTGCACAGGCTGGGCCGCCTTCTCGACGACCACGGCCTCGCTCTGGCGAACCTCGGCGACATCGACCGACAGACGGTCGCCGGGGCGATTTCCACCGGCACGCACGGAACGGGCGGGGGCTTTGTCGGCCTGGCGAGTCAGGTGACGGGGCTTACTCTCGTAACCGCCGACGGCACGCTCCTGCGGGTGAGCGACACGGAGAACACCGAGATACTCCCTGCCGTGCGCCTCGGTCTCGGGGCCCTCGGCATCATCGTGGACGTCACTATCCAGTGCGTTCCCCGCTTCCAGCTTCATTCCGATCAGAGATCAGAACCGCTCGATGCCGTGCTTGAGGACTTCGTGCGGCGATCACGGACGCACGATCACTTCGAGTTCTTCTGGTTCCCGCACACCGACACGGCACTGACAAAAACCAACACGCGAGTGGTTGAACCCCGGCCGGCTGCCCGGGCGCACCGCGTGTCCCGGTGGATCGACAATGAACTGCTGGCAAACGGGGTTTACCGAGGCGTGTGCGCGGTGGGAACGGCCCTGCCCGCGCTCGTGCCGTCGCTCGCCCGGCTGTCGGCGCGCTCCACGGGCAACCGTCAATTCACGGATGCCTCCACGCGCGTTTTCGCCACCAACCGCGCCGTGCGCTTCCGTGAGATGGAATACGCCCTGCCCCGTGACCGGGTGCCCGAGGCCGTGCGCGCGGTGCGCCGGTTCATCGAGGCACGTGGATGGCGGATCTCCTTTCCGATCGAGGTGCGGTCTGCCGCGGCCGACGACCTCTGGCTGTCGCCGGCCTACGGTCGGGACACTGGCTACGTCTCGGTGCACCGTTACGTGCGCGAAGACCCGGAGGAGTACTTCCGTGCGGTCGAGCAGATCATGATCGGCTACGGCGGGCGCCCGCACTGGGGAAAACTTCACTACCAGAAGGCCGACGCGCTGCGGGGCCGGTACCCGCATTTCGACGACTTTCTCGCGGTTCGTGACAGGCTCGACCCGGAGCGCCGCTTCACCAACAGCTATCTGGAAAGAGTCCTCGGCCCGTGA
- a CDS encoding Ppx/GppA phosphatase family protein, which translates to MRLGVLDVGSNTVHLLVVDAHTGAPPLPMASDKAVLRLMRYITPDGAINDEGVAAVLTSVQNAADFASRHNIDELLPFATSALREATNGPELLERVERETGVALQVLSGEDEARLTFLAVRRWYGWSAENILLFDIGGGSLEIAAGANEIPEVALSLPLGAGRTTIGFLHHDPPLPDEVNALRVHAASVLKDAVGAFAALPAPHHIVGSSKAIRSLARLAGSTSDGVGSGDRLRLGRAQLNDWVPRLARIPADARPALPGITADRTFQIVAGGIVLGEAMAAFKADELEVSPWALREGIILRYLDRLT; encoded by the coding sequence GTGCGCTTAGGAGTCCTCGACGTCGGGTCGAACACCGTCCATCTGCTGGTTGTCGACGCCCATACGGGCGCTCCCCCGCTGCCCATGGCCTCGGATAAGGCTGTTCTGCGGCTGATGAGGTACATCACGCCCGATGGTGCGATCAACGACGAGGGCGTGGCCGCAGTGCTCACGTCGGTGCAAAATGCCGCCGATTTCGCGAGCCGCCACAACATTGACGAGCTCTTGCCGTTCGCGACATCCGCTCTGCGCGAGGCCACCAACGGGCCCGAGTTGCTGGAACGGGTCGAGCGCGAGACCGGTGTGGCATTGCAGGTGCTGTCCGGGGAAGACGAAGCCAGACTCACCTTTCTGGCCGTGCGCCGCTGGTACGGCTGGTCGGCCGAAAACATTCTGCTCTTTGATATCGGCGGCGGGTCGCTCGAGATCGCAGCCGGAGCGAACGAGATTCCCGAGGTCGCCCTCTCCCTGCCGCTCGGCGCGGGACGCACCACGATTGGTTTTCTGCACCACGATCCGCCCCTGCCAGACGAGGTGAACGCACTGCGCGTGCACGCCGCATCAGTGCTCAAGGACGCCGTGGGCGCCTTTGCCGCCCTTCCTGCCCCGCACCACATCGTGGGGTCGTCCAAGGCCATCCGTTCCCTGGCCCGGCTGGCGGGCTCCACGTCGGACGGCGTCGGGTCCGGCGACCGCCTGCGGCTCGGCCGTGCTCAGCTCAATGATTGGGTGCCTCGCCTCGCGCGCATTCCAGCGGATGCCCGACCGGCGCTGCCTGGAATCACCGCCGACCGCACCTTTCAGATCGTGGCCGGCGGAATCGTTCTGGGCGAGGCAATGGCAGCCTTCAAGGCCGACGAGCTTGAGGTCTCTCCATGGGCCCTGCGCGAGGGAATCATCCTGCGGTACCTCGACCGCCTTACCTAG
- a CDS encoding VOC family protein gives MATSKIFINLPVADLEASKAFFTALGYTINPLFTDENAASVVMSDSIYAMLLVKPFFATFTDKSLIDPKSEVQVLNCLVLDSRNEVDEWAEKALAAGGAEPRTTQDYGFMYTRDIEDLDGHIWEVTWMDPEVAKNGPPAMSSGRPTGRT, from the coding sequence ATGGCAACCAGCAAGATCTTCATCAACCTTCCCGTGGCTGACCTCGAGGCCTCGAAGGCCTTCTTCACGGCCTTGGGATACACGATCAATCCCCTGTTCACCGATGAGAACGCGGCGAGCGTCGTCATGTCAGACAGCATTTACGCGATGCTGCTCGTGAAGCCGTTCTTCGCCACCTTCACCGACAAATCACTCATCGACCCCAAATCAGAGGTGCAGGTGCTCAACTGTCTGGTGCTCGACAGCAGGAACGAGGTCGACGAATGGGCAGAGAAGGCCCTGGCAGCGGGCGGCGCAGAGCCACGTACCACCCAGGACTACGGCTTCATGTACACGCGGGACATCGAGGACCTCGACGGTCACATCTGGGAAGTCACCTGGATGGATCCTGAGGTCGCCAAGAACGGCCCACCCGCCATGTCGTCAGGCCGTCCGACCGGTCGGACCTAG
- a CDS encoding ABC-F family ATP-binding cassette domain-containing protein, with protein sequence MSLIRLNDVSVGFENTQILREAFFRLEPKDRVGLIGKNGSGKSTMLKLVLEQVTPDTGTVTLEAGVRIGYFSQFSELNGQSTITEVLDALFVEVKAIEAELAAIDTSIATDSSVGDQLDRLIIRQSELFEEMDRLDGWDYKRHIDTALSTLGFNEAHRVCAIDELSGGWRNRAALAKIVLEAPDVLLLDEPTNFLDVAGVEWLEAWFRDFTGAAIVVSHDRKFLDAVVTRIIELENYHLHEYPGNFGEYVVQKQFRLKTLEAQFVHESELLAFEAEGISDRREAAKAESRGLGNKLAHIKKSRTPRPVDQIITEIYGSLHVKDALCRVDNLGKSYGDKLLFSGLTFEIRRGNRIVVLGPNGSGKTSLLRVLTGEEQADFGDVTWASGAGVVSYNQVLDELDDTDTVSHAVNAMPDSLALTATRKSVNRFLAMFQFSEADLKQKIGNLSGGQRARVAMAQCLLSGASVLLLDEPTNHLDMSSTQVMERALMHFPGAVVVVSHDRFFSDKIANRYLVFGSEAAEPGEIDVRVA encoded by the coding sequence ATGAGCCTGATCAGGCTGAACGACGTCAGCGTCGGTTTTGAGAACACCCAGATTCTTCGCGAGGCGTTCTTTCGCCTCGAACCGAAAGACCGGGTGGGCCTGATCGGAAAGAACGGGTCCGGCAAGTCGACGATGCTCAAGCTCGTCCTCGAGCAGGTCACGCCAGACACCGGAACTGTCACGCTGGAAGCCGGCGTGCGCATCGGCTACTTCTCGCAGTTCTCGGAGCTGAACGGCCAGTCCACGATCACCGAAGTCCTCGACGCCCTGTTCGTCGAGGTCAAGGCGATCGAAGCCGAGCTGGCTGCGATCGACACGAGCATCGCGACCGATTCCTCCGTGGGCGACCAACTCGACCGGCTGATCATTCGCCAGTCGGAGCTCTTTGAGGAGATGGACCGGCTCGATGGCTGGGATTACAAGCGCCATATCGACACCGCGCTCTCCACGCTCGGGTTCAACGAGGCGCACCGGGTGTGTGCCATCGACGAACTGTCCGGCGGTTGGCGCAACCGCGCGGCCCTCGCCAAGATCGTGCTCGAAGCGCCAGACGTGCTGCTGCTCGATGAGCCCACCAACTTCCTTGACGTGGCTGGCGTCGAATGGCTCGAAGCGTGGTTTCGCGATTTCACGGGCGCCGCCATCGTGGTCTCGCACGACCGTAAATTCCTCGACGCCGTGGTCACTCGCATCATCGAACTCGAGAACTATCACCTGCACGAGTACCCCGGCAATTTCGGAGAGTACGTGGTGCAGAAGCAGTTCCGCCTCAAGACGCTCGAGGCGCAGTTTGTGCACGAGTCCGAGCTGTTGGCCTTCGAAGCCGAGGGAATCTCCGATCGTCGCGAGGCAGCGAAGGCCGAGAGCCGGGGCCTCGGCAACAAGCTCGCCCACATCAAGAAGTCCCGCACCCCTCGCCCCGTCGACCAGATCATCACCGAGATCTACGGTTCCCTGCACGTGAAGGACGCCCTGTGTCGGGTGGACAACCTCGGCAAGTCCTACGGCGACAAGTTGCTGTTCAGCGGTTTGACCTTTGAGATTCGGCGTGGCAACCGCATCGTCGTTCTCGGCCCTAACGGCAGCGGAAAGACGAGCCTGCTGCGGGTGCTGACCGGCGAAGAGCAGGCCGATTTCGGGGATGTGACCTGGGCATCCGGTGCCGGCGTTGTGTCCTACAACCAGGTGCTCGACGAACTGGACGACACCGACACGGTGAGCCACGCCGTCAACGCCATGCCAGACAGCCTCGCGCTCACCGCGACCCGCAAGTCAGTGAACCGTTTCCTGGCGATGTTCCAGTTCTCCGAAGCCGACCTCAAACAGAAGATCGGAAACCTGTCTGGTGGTCAGCGCGCCCGCGTGGCCATGGCCCAGTGCCTGTTGTCAGGCGCCTCGGTGCTGTTGCTCGATGAGCCCACCAACCACCTCGACATGTCGAGCACGCAGGTGATGGAGCGGGCTCTCATGCATTTTCCCGGCGCCGTCGTCGTGGTCAGCCACGACCGCTTCTTCAGCGACAAGATCGCGAACCGCTACCTCGTCTTCGGCAGCGAGGCAGCCGAACCCGGCGAGATCGACGTGCGAGTAGCCTAG
- a CDS encoding glycoside hydrolase family 1 protein, whose product MIPRTPANPTRATPTRAKRTASEQRDWPHRASELGDFLPDGFVMGVSSSAFQVEGAARDGGRGDSVWDTFTAGAGRIVDGSNASIGADHLAKFAEDATLLRELGVDAYRFSLAWPRLQPDGRGALHRNGLAFYDQLLDALLAHGISPMATLSHWDTPTALRGGWLNRDTAGRFGDYAHAVGEALGDRIDSWVTLEEPATVMLNGYALGTQAPGRSLLFDALPAAHHQLLAHGLAVQGLRAADVRGRIGLSNAHSPVESLTDREQDRSYAALSDLLHNRIFADPVLLGRYPDPLEPFAVELRGLLEADPADLAVIHQPLDFYGLSYMEPTRIAAGTGRIVSRDDPAPVAPAFPFHPTAFREFPVTGAGHVNAPEYLGVALAELQTRYGDVLPPVYVTTLGAGFSDQADERGAVHDPLRIDYVAEHLQAAVNAVRPGGAAAGVDLRGFFVRSLLDGFEWSAGYTQRYGLVHVSFSDGMTTRTPKDSYRWLQKVLAAR is encoded by the coding sequence ATGATTCCTCGCACCCCCGCGAACCCCACCCGCGCCACACCCACCCGCGCGAAGCGAACCGCGTCAGAGCAGCGCGACTGGCCGCACCGCGCGAGCGAGTTGGGCGATTTTCTGCCCGACGGATTCGTGATGGGAGTGTCGTCGTCGGCCTTCCAGGTCGAGGGCGCCGCGCGCGACGGGGGTCGTGGCGACTCGGTGTGGGACACCTTCACCGCCGGAGCTGGCCGAATCGTGGACGGGTCGAACGCGTCCATCGGTGCCGACCACCTGGCCAAGTTCGCTGAAGACGCCACCCTGCTGCGGGAACTCGGGGTCGACGCCTACCGATTCTCGCTCGCGTGGCCGCGCTTGCAGCCCGACGGACGCGGCGCACTCCACCGCAACGGCCTCGCCTTCTACGACCAGTTGCTCGACGCGCTCCTGGCCCACGGCATCAGCCCGATGGCCACGCTCTCGCACTGGGACACCCCGACCGCTCTGCGCGGAGGCTGGCTGAACCGGGACACAGCCGGTCGCTTCGGCGACTATGCCCACGCGGTGGGGGAGGCGCTCGGGGATCGGATCGACTCGTGGGTGACGCTCGAGGAGCCCGCCACGGTTATGTTGAACGGCTACGCGCTCGGCACCCAGGCGCCGGGCCGTTCCCTGCTCTTCGACGCTCTGCCGGCCGCACACCACCAGCTGCTCGCGCACGGCCTCGCCGTGCAGGGGCTTCGGGCAGCGGATGTCCGTGGCCGGATCGGCCTCTCCAACGCCCATTCCCCGGTCGAGTCGCTGACCGACCGGGAACAGGACCGCTCGTACGCCGCGCTCTCCGACCTGCTGCACAACCGGATCTTCGCCGATCCAGTGCTGCTCGGCCGGTATCCCGACCCGCTCGAGCCCTTCGCCGTCGAGCTGCGCGGTCTGCTCGAAGCCGACCCCGCCGACCTCGCCGTTATTCACCAGCCGCTCGATTTCTACGGCTTGAGCTATATGGAACCGACCCGGATCGCCGCGGGAACGGGCCGTATCGTGAGCCGGGACGATCCGGCCCCCGTCGCGCCGGCGTTTCCCTTCCATCCCACCGCGTTCCGGGAGTTCCCCGTCACCGGGGCCGGGCACGTGAACGCCCCGGAGTACCTCGGTGTGGCGCTCGCCGAGCTGCAGACCCGCTACGGCGATGTCCTCCCGCCGGTGTACGTCACGACGCTCGGGGCCGGCTTCTCCGACCAGGCCGACGAGCGCGGGGCCGTGCACGATCCGCTGCGCATCGACTACGTCGCCGAGCACCTGCAGGCGGCCGTGAATGCGGTGCGCCCGGGCGGGGCGGCCGCGGGGGTGGACCTGCGCGGGTTCTTCGTACGATCGTTGCTCGACGGCTTCGAATGGTCGGCCGGCTATACGCAGCGCTACGGCCTCGTGCACGTGTCGTTTTCAGACGGGATGACCACCCGCACTCCTAAGGACTCCTACCGCTGGCTCCAGAAGGTCCTCGCCGCCCGCTGA
- a CDS encoding HNH endonuclease signature motif containing protein — MENNDEVPPLEEAAGSNPPEPVDQTLAVLAEEKAVADDTQTLLLDAILSFDRMVCFAQAARAEVIDRLRQWTDATAEAGLPLTARGRRDTEWSPQKAAHEGLVAELAALLKLPSGVARNLMFESDLLQHRLPATRDALRRGDISYRHAQTIIENAVSLPPEAWKAFEDEALRNSETLTVPQLRKKAVKVREFTHPESIAVRHQKALADRNFWVSPGRDGMGYLEMTLSNEDAAAIADRVESLAKNLKVHDETRTLAQLRTDAATDLLLKGVTETGLGAGVRANVFVTVPVLTLLGQSEEPGTLEGFGPIDAETARRLAGTATSFTRILVHPETGAVLSFGRTKYKVPDDLKNWLRLRDGTCRAVGCNRRAAACDIDHTIAWEHGGETVFSNLSSLCRPSHRVKHETGWSVVQGEDGTLNWTSPAGRHYVTHPETRIRPTIPLMEPTLTTKPRACADPWSIPATEINDSPFELY, encoded by the coding sequence ATGGAGAACAACGATGAAGTTCCTCCTTTGGAGGAGGCCGCGGGTAGTAACCCGCCCGAACCAGTCGACCAGACCCTCGCCGTCTTGGCGGAGGAGAAGGCCGTCGCCGACGACACTCAAACCCTGCTCCTCGACGCGATACTCAGCTTCGATCGGATGGTCTGTTTCGCCCAGGCCGCTCGAGCGGAAGTGATCGACAGGCTCCGGCAGTGGACCGACGCCACGGCCGAGGCTGGACTTCCCCTCACCGCGCGGGGACGACGGGACACCGAGTGGTCACCGCAGAAAGCCGCCCACGAAGGCCTCGTCGCTGAGCTGGCTGCCCTGCTGAAACTGCCCAGCGGTGTCGCCCGCAATCTGATGTTCGAAAGCGACCTGCTGCAACACCGGCTCCCCGCCACCCGAGACGCCCTCCGCCGCGGTGACATCAGCTACCGCCACGCCCAAACCATCATCGAGAACGCCGTCAGCCTGCCACCGGAGGCTTGGAAGGCCTTCGAAGACGAGGCTCTCCGCAACAGTGAAACCCTCACCGTCCCGCAATTGCGGAAGAAGGCCGTGAAGGTGCGGGAGTTCACTCACCCGGAGTCCATCGCCGTGCGGCACCAGAAGGCCCTCGCTGACCGGAACTTCTGGGTCAGTCCCGGTCGTGACGGGATGGGGTACCTGGAGATGACGCTGAGCAACGAAGATGCGGCCGCCATCGCGGACCGGGTCGAATCTTTGGCGAAGAACCTGAAGGTGCACGACGAAACCCGCACTCTCGCGCAGCTTCGTACCGACGCCGCCACGGACCTGCTCCTGAAAGGAGTGACCGAGACCGGGCTCGGTGCCGGAGTCCGCGCGAACGTATTCGTCACCGTCCCCGTTCTCACCCTGCTGGGTCAGAGCGAGGAGCCGGGCACGCTGGAGGGGTTCGGGCCGATCGACGCGGAGACCGCCCGGCGCCTGGCCGGAACGGCCACCAGCTTCACTCGCATCCTCGTCCACCCCGAGACGGGAGCTGTTCTCTCCTTCGGACGCACGAAGTACAAGGTCCCGGACGACCTGAAGAACTGGCTGCGACTACGCGACGGCACGTGCCGTGCCGTCGGCTGCAACCGACGAGCCGCCGCCTGCGACATTGATCACACCATCGCCTGGGAACACGGCGGAGAGACCGTCTTCTCGAACCTCTCCAGCCTGTGCCGCCCGAGCCACCGGGTGAAACACGAAACAGGTTGGTCAGTGGTCCAAGGCGAGGACGGAACCCTCAACTGGACCAGCCCGGCGGGCAGGCACTATGTCACTCACCCCGAAACCCGCATCCGACCGACGATCCCACTGATGGAACCCACGCTGACCACGAAGCCTCGCGCCTGCGCAGACCCCTGGAGTATCCCCGCCACCGAAATCAACGACAGCCCCTTCGAGCTGTATTGA
- a CDS encoding Ig-like domain-containing protein produces the protein MTPATTEAVEPAPEATPSADPVAAPTLDSPSPGIFIGKSTTTVSGTRDASSEVQLLSPSGGDPLCIIAPDGSTTWSCSNARLPNSSAVTLRVVVSGNPTLFDEITVAVLGAPTVTGGPTGQGSSNGLVRGTGYPGASVTASVANGISCTSQADGSGAWACHLDGLESSGNREVTASQLTGYSSPSSSNSSAGVMISFDLDRPDAPVITSPGRGAQIPVAGTTYTGTGESGATVTVFAGPYSVCSAPVTNGAWSCSAGGVAAGSYSLVAVQQDVAGNVSAGSAAVTVTYVQPSTPSPSQSTPPTAGGSATTDPTASSEPSASATADAVPPVAVPGPTASASSEPPSASGFGAGPWNYPTRFTTAVTSPWASASFPWLQAVLLALGAVVLLAIPSRLLAGTISRARGGRPLWGATSIAGRNRARDEFETAPTVQWNRWLLGGAALVAAATLVMLSGPVISQPAYLRLLLAVVVALLLVNLAAALVPLLWSSRVMHIDATITFLPRYLVLVAVAAIGSRVLDIHPALLFGLLGSVTVAAGPTLAQRGQLASVRAASLVMLAIVGWFGLGLLPPATGFLTAFFAEVANTVVLAAIGSAVLVLVPIGRTSGRSVLAWSPPVWAGLMVVSFTLLFAVLSPVIEVWQSAGTVPLLWVAAGVFAALSAGAWAWQRFVAPAGL, from the coding sequence ATGACGCCGGCGACAACCGAGGCCGTCGAACCGGCCCCTGAAGCCACGCCGAGCGCGGACCCCGTGGCCGCGCCCACACTAGACAGTCCCTCCCCCGGCATCTTCATCGGAAAGTCGACCACGACAGTATCTGGAACGCGTGATGCCTCCTCGGAGGTGCAATTGCTGTCCCCCTCCGGCGGGGATCCGCTGTGCATCATCGCCCCGGACGGCAGCACTACCTGGAGCTGCTCGAATGCCCGGTTGCCGAACTCCTCTGCCGTCACGCTGCGCGTCGTCGTCAGCGGCAATCCGACTCTGTTCGATGAAATCACTGTCGCTGTGCTCGGCGCCCCCACTGTCACGGGCGGCCCCACCGGCCAGGGCTCGTCGAACGGCCTCGTTCGCGGCACGGGCTACCCCGGCGCATCCGTCACGGCCTCAGTCGCGAACGGCATCTCGTGCACCTCGCAGGCGGACGGTTCCGGCGCGTGGGCGTGCCACCTGGACGGCCTGGAGTCCAGCGGAAACCGGGAGGTCACGGCGAGCCAGCTGACGGGCTACAGCAGCCCGTCATCATCGAACTCGAGCGCCGGAGTGATGATCTCCTTCGACCTCGACCGGCCCGACGCGCCCGTCATCACGTCGCCTGGCCGCGGTGCCCAGATTCCCGTCGCCGGCACGACGTACACGGGCACGGGTGAAAGCGGCGCCACCGTGACCGTCTTCGCCGGACCGTATTCGGTGTGTTCGGCCCCGGTGACCAACGGAGCCTGGAGTTGCTCAGCCGGCGGAGTAGCCGCCGGGTCGTACTCCCTTGTCGCCGTGCAGCAGGACGTCGCCGGCAACGTGAGCGCCGGCAGCGCAGCCGTCACCGTCACCTACGTGCAGCCGTCGACTCCGTCCCCGTCCCAGAGCACACCTCCCACCGCTGGCGGGTCGGCCACCACAGACCCCACCGCCAGCTCCGAGCCGTCGGCCTCGGCGACGGCGGACGCCGTACCCCCCGTCGCGGTGCCCGGACCCACCGCATCCGCTTCGAGCGAACCTCCGAGCGCCTCCGGGTTCGGCGCGGGACCCTGGAACTACCCCACACGCTTCACCACGGCTGTGACCTCGCCGTGGGCAAGCGCTTCATTCCCGTGGTTGCAGGCCGTTCTCCTCGCGCTCGGAGCTGTGGTGCTGTTGGCAATTCCGTCCCGGCTGCTCGCCGGCACCATCTCCCGGGCACGCGGCGGACGCCCGCTCTGGGGCGCCACCTCGATCGCGGGACGCAACCGCGCCCGGGATGAGTTTGAGACGGCACCGACCGTGCAGTGGAACCGCTGGCTGCTCGGCGGCGCGGCACTCGTGGCGGCCGCGACCCTCGTGATGCTGTCGGGGCCCGTCATCTCCCAGCCCGCGTACCTGCGCCTACTTCTTGCCGTGGTCGTGGCGCTTCTGCTCGTCAACCTCGCGGCCGCACTCGTGCCACTGCTGTGGAGTTCCCGCGTCATGCACATCGACGCGACCATAACCTTCCTGCCCCGCTACCTGGTGCTCGTCGCGGTGGCGGCCATCGGATCCCGCGTGCTCGACATCCATCCCGCTCTCTTGTTCGGGCTGTTGGGCAGTGTCACCGTGGCCGCGGGGCCGACCCTGGCCCAACGGGGGCAACTCGCCTCAGTGCGCGCCGCAAGCCTCGTGATGCTGGCCATCGTCGGCTGGTTCGGCCTGGGCCTGCTCCCCCCGGCTACCGGATTTCTGACTGCCTTCTTCGCCGAGGTAGCGAACACAGTCGTGCTCGCGGCGATCGGCTCGGCTGTCCTCGTGCTCGTTCCCATCGGCCGCACCAGCGGCCGGAGTGTGCTGGCCTGGTCCCCGCCGGTGTGGGCGGGCCTGATGGTCGTGTCGTTCACACTGCTGTTCGCCGTGCTGTCGCCCGTGATCGAGGTGTGGCAGTCGGCGGGAACCGTGCCGCTGCTGTGGGTGGCTGCGGGAGTGTTTGCCGCGCTGAGCGCCGGCGCCTGGGCCTGGCAACGCTTCGTGGCTCCGGCGGGCCTCTGA